CCGGCAATTGATCCAGGCAGCGGGGGTGACCGATTCTCTGGAGATAGTGAACCCTCAATTTTTCAGGGCGCCGCTAGCGCCCACCGTGGCGGCCAATCTGGAGCGCTGCGAGGTTGACTTGGACGCGGTCTATCAAGCTTACTGGACACTGAGTAAGAAATATGACGTGATGATTGTCGAAGGCATCGGAGGGGTGAAGGTCCCGATCGGGGAATCCACGTATGTCCTGGATCTGATCGAGGCGCTGCGCCTGCCGGCACTCGTGGTGAGCCGCGCCACGCTGGGAACCATCAGTCACTCCTTGCTGACGTTGGATGCCCTGGAGCGCGGCAAGGTCCCTGTGGTTGGAGTCCTGTTCAACGGGGGGAAAGGGCGCACCCTCCTGGAGACTACGAATGCCGAAGCGCTTCAGGATCATACGGCCGTGGATATTCTGGGAGAGCTGACGTATCGCGCCTCGTATCCGAATGACCTGGAAGGGCTTAGTCGTGGGCTCGCCCGTATTCCTCGATTGACCAAAGCTATTCGAAGGGTCTGCGGATTGTCGTGATGTCCCGGCAAACGCTCCTGGCGAGCTGGGACAAACGCTACGTCTGGCATCCGTTTACCCAGCAAGCCGAATGGACCAGCCGTGAGCCCATCATCATTGAGTCCGGAAACGGGGTCTGGTTAAAAGATGTCCGCGGACGAAAACTGCTGGACGGGGTTTCCTCCCTCTGGGTCAATGTGCTTGGTCATAACCATCCGAAACTGAATCGGGCCATTCATCAGCAGCTTTCCAAGATCGCCCATGCGACGTTCCTGGGACTCACCCATGAACCAGCCATTCGCCTGGCCAAGCGCCTGACAGAGCTGGCCCCGAGGGGATTGTCGCGCGTGTTTTATTCCGACAACGGCTCCACCTCTGTTGAGATTGCGTTGAAAATGGCTTACCAATATTGGCAGCTTCAAGGCCAGCCGGCAAAACATAAATTCGTATCGCTGAAAGAGGGATATCACGGGGACACGATCGGCTCCGTATCCGTCGGAGGCATTGATTTGTTCCATGCGCGGTTCCGAGATCTCCTGTTTGAAGGGTTTCAAGTGGACCCGTTTTTTAGCCGCCTGCCTAAGTCGTCATCCCCCGCGGGTTCTGGCGGGGGATCCATCATCGGCAGTGAACGACCTCTTGGACCCCCGACAGGGACACTCGGGGGTGACGGAAAGGGCGACCAGATGGCCGAGATTCTTCGCCGGCACCATAAGCAGATTGCCGCCGTAATCATGGAGCCGCTCGTCCAAGGGGCTTCCGGAATGCGCGTGATGCCCAAAGGGACTCTGGCCCATGTGGCGCGGCTGTGCCGTCGCTACGACGTTTTGCTGATTGTCGATGAGGTAGCCACGGGTTTTGGCCGGACTGGGACGATGTTTGCCTGTGAGCAAGAGAAGGTTTCACCGGATTTTCTGTGCGTATCGAAGAGTATCACGGGAGGATACCTGCCGTTGGCCGCGACTCTGACCCGGGAAAAGATCTACAAGATATTTTTAGGACGGTATGAGGAGTTTAAACATTTCTTCCACGGACACACTTATACGGCGAATCCCCTCGCGTGTGCCGTCGCGCTGGCGAATCTGGATCTTTTTAAAGAAACAAATCTTTTGACCCATGTGCGACGCCGTGCACGACAGCTCTTCGAAAACTTAGGCGAGTATTCCTCTCATCCCCATGTCAAAGAAGTCCGCCAGGTCGGGCTCATGGCCGGTCTTGAGCTGATTGACGACAAACAGCGAGGAATCCCTTACCCGCCCGAAGATCGTATGGGGCTGAAGGCCTGCGACGCCGCCATCCGACGGGGCGTCTGGCTGCGTCCCCTGGGCGACGTCGTGGTCCTGATGCCGCCCCTGGCGATCTCAGAAAAAGAGATGAACTTCCTCACCCGTGTCGTCAAAGAATCCATCGATTCGGTTACGTCATAAAATTTCCTTGCTAATTGGCGATATCCCCCTATACTTCCGATGGGATGATTAAATGGCTTAAGAATCTTTTTCTCGATCCGGAGTTCAGCCGCAAGCGTGAATTCCTGAAACGCGTGTCGCTTTTTCACGGGATTTCCCGGCGCGAGTTCGGCACATTGTTCCAATCTCTGGTCGTCCGTGACTACCATCCGGGGGAAGTCCTCTGTCAGGAAGGGGATATCGGCCGGGCGCTCTTTATTCTGGAACAGGGTCAGGTGGAGGTGGTTCGCCGCGGTCCCAACGATGAACCGCTGCGGATCGCTCTCTTAAAGGGTGGTGATTACTTCGGGGAGATGTCGCTGATTGACGAGCAGCCCCGCACCGCAACGGTTGTGGCGACCGAGCCGGTCCGTGCGTATCTCCTATACAAAACCGAAATCGATAAACTCCTTCGCCAAGCGCCGCATATCGGGGCGGCTGTCATGGCCCATCTGGCCACGCTTCTGGCGGTGCGGCTGCGCGCCGTGATGAGTCGTGTTCCGTTTTCGCTGGATTCGACAGACACCGCAGAACCTAAAAAGCGGATTCGCGAAGTCTTATGATCCCCGGCTCCTTCCCGTTCGGAAAGTACCTGATCCCCTCGCTGCTCCTGGCCGCCATCGGTTACCTGCTGTTCAAAGTTCAGGATATCCTGCTGCCTTTCATTCTCGGGATGACGCTGGCCTATTTGATTTCACCCCTCGTGCGCTTTTTCGAGGTCCAGGGGCTGCGGCGCCGGCCGGTCGCCATACTCATCTTCGGCGGTCTTTTAACGTTGTTTTCGTTTGGAACGTATCTGACGGTGAACCTGGCCAGCCAAGAGGCGTCCAAGGCCGCGCAGGAGCTTCCTCGTTATGTGGAACGGGGGCAACGGATGTTTCGCGATCTTCAAGTATGGGCCGCCAGACCATCGGAAAAGCACTCCGAACCGTCCGGCTATTTAAAGCGGATGGTCAGCAATCCCGCCCTCCTGGACCAGATCAACGCGCACGGGCGGACGCTGCCGGACACCTTGCTCCGGATGACCCCGACTCTGGCCAGCCACGTTTTACCGTTCGTGGAGATGTTGTTTCTCGTTCCGCTGATCGCTTTCTTCCTTCTTTTGGAGGGCCCGGCGCTTCTGGAGAACGTTTTGCGGCTGGTGTCCGCGCGCTATGTCGAAATGTTCCTCAACATCATTTTTGAGATCGACAATACCATGGGGAATTATGTGCGCGGATTGTGCTTGAAATCCTTTCTCGTCGGGTTGGTGGCTCTGGCGGGTTTCTGGTTGATCGGTCTGGATTATTCCATCCAATTGGCCGGGCTGGCGGCGCTGACAAACGTTGTTCCGATCTTTGGGCCGCTCGTGGCCGGCGTCTTGGCGGTCCTGGTTGCCTTTTTCCAATGGGGAACACTGGCCGGTGTTTTGAAAGTCACGGCGGTGTGCATCGCTTTGCGTCTGATCGATGATGGAATCCTACAGATGGTGGTGTTTAAAAACTCCGTTGAGCTGCACCCAATCTGGATTCTTTTCTCGTTGATGGCCGGCGGAGCGCTCTGGGGGATCTGGGGGCTCCTGTTTGGTATGCCGCTGGCGTGCCTGGTGAAGGTGCTTCTGGGTGTTCTCTGGGAGTGGTACCGCTCGGAGTACGGTCTCCGTTACGATGACACCCCCGCCGAAATTTCGCACATTCCGCTTATTTAGCTTTCAGGAACGAATCCACCGCAAACCGGTCGGTCCGGCGGGTGAGCCAGATCAGGACGATACTTCCGGCCAGAAGACTAAAATCCAACAGGATGGTCCAACGGGGCGAGAGCCTATCGGAACCGAAGCAGCCGCAGGAGGCCAGGTCGATGTGCCGGAGGAGAGTTGATCCGACGGCGGTTATGAGAACGGCAAAGAGTCCGGCCGCGAGCCCAGCCGTCCGGCGGGTAAAATAGCCGAAAATCAAAAACGTCCCGATCCACATCTCCAGCCACGGCAGGCTGCTGGCGAGCGGGATCGCCAGCGCATTCGGAAGAAGGCGGTATGCCTGAATCACCGCGGCGAACTCCGCCGATGAAGCGATGGCTTTTTCAAAGCCCGCGTAACACAGAACTCCGCCGATCAAGAGCCGAAGCAGCAACGCTAAAACAGTCATCGCCATAACGCCTTCTCAATGGCGCGCGCGCCGTCAGACTCAATGCTTTTGCCAACCAGACGTTCATCGCCGATCAGAAAGGTCGGGGTGGAATGGATCTGGCGCTTGCGTGCTTCGTCAGCGTCTCGGAGAACCACTTCCTTCTGCAGTGGATCCGCCCGGCAGGTGTTGAAATGGGGCAGGTCCAGAGCCAGCTCGTTCGCGATAGCGATGAAACTCGTGGCGGGATCCGTCAAGGGTGCCCACGACGCTTGTGTGGCAAAAAGGCGGTCCGCATAAGGCCAAAACCGGTTTTGGTTGGCGGCACATTGGGCGGCCACGGCGGCCGGGAGAGCGTTGCGATGAATCTTGGTTAATGGGTAATATTTGTAAACTAAGTGAACTTTTCCCCGGTAGATCTCGAGAAGCCGGTGGGTCGCAGGGTTTACCACCGCACAACTCGGGCACTGGAAGTCGGAGTATTCGACGATTAAAAGTTTCGCGTGAGGATCGCCCGTCTGTCGGTTGGCCGGAGCGGTCAGGATTGAGCCCCACTCCGATCGTTTGACCGCTGTCACGGCGATGACTGGCAGTATCATCAAAAATAGTCCGGCAAGTACCCGTCGCATATCCATATGAAACAAAATTTTTTGAGAAAAGACCTTGCAGAATTGTTCTTTTCCTCTAAAACTAGAACAAATATGCCGAAAAAGATTAAAAAGCGGCAGGGATCATCCCGCCGCGAGTTGCTTTCTTCTACGGAAGAGTTGCTGCTCGATCACGCTTACCATGATTCCTTGACGGGTTTGCCGAACCGCATTCTCTTTGACTACCGGCTCCGAGAGACACTCGTTCGCGCCCGCGAGCAGGGGGCGTTGACCGCGGTTTTAACAGTCGATGTCGACCGCCTGAAAAACACGAACCATATTTATGACTACCGAATAGGCGATGCCCTTCTGGAACAGATGGCCCAACGCCTGCGCTGTTGCGTGGGGCCCCAAACGCTTCTGGCCCGCCTGGGTGGGGATGAGTTTTTGATCGCGCTGACGGTTTCGGAGGTTCAGCAGGCCACTCAAATGGTTCATCAGATTCTGGAAGCGATTCGTCCGCCGTTTTCCTTCGACGGGGACGAACACTATGTGACGGTGAGTGTCGGCGTCAGTCTGTATCCGCTCGACGGAGACACCGCGGAGACGCTCCTGCGCAACGCGGAGACAGCGCTGGAGCGCGTCAAGAAGGACGGGAAAAACAATTTCCAATTTTATACCGCCGCCATGAGCAGCAACGCCATTCGCCGCCTGACCCTGGAAAGCAGTCTCCGGCGGGCCCTCAAACACCAGGAATTCGTGCTGCACTACCAGCCCCAGGTGGACCTGCGCAGCGGAAAAATCGTCGGGGTGGAAGCCCTCATCCGGTGGGAAGTGCCGGGCTACGGGCTCGTTCCTCCGGTGGAGTTTATTCCTATCGCAGAGGAAGCGGGGTTGATCGTGCCGATGGGCGAGTGGGTGCTCCGCACCGCCTGTACCCAGCATTGCGCCTGGCGGCAGATGGGACTTCCGATATTGTCCGTCGCCGTGAACCTGTCCGCCCGGCAGTTTCATGAACAGGACCTTGCTAAAACCATCGGCCAGGTCATCCGGTCCGTTGGAATGGAAGCCCGCTTTTTGGAACTGGAAATCACCGAAAGTTATGCGATGCAAAACGCCGACTACACGATATCGGTTCTGCGCGACCTGAAAGAAAAAGGCATTCGATTGTCCATTGATGATTTCGGGACCGGCTATTCCTCCCTCAGCTATTTGAAGCAATTCCCGATCGATGCCTTGAAGATCGACCGATCCTTCGTGAAGGATCTTTCCGCGGATCCCCATGATGCGGCCATCGCTTCGGCGATTATCGTTTTAGCGCATAATTTAGGACTGGAAGTGGTCGCGGAGGGAGTTGAAACGCTGGAGCAACTGGCCATCCTTCGCAAGCAGCAATGCGACCGGATGCAGGGCTATTTGTTCAGCCGGCCGGTTCCTGCGGCTGAGCTGGAGGCCATGGTCCGTGCCGGTAAATGGCTTCCGGGCAAGTCGATTGATTCAGCGCTTGCCCGAGAGAAGTAATACGATATAAACTCATCACACACAAAACCCTGATATGAGCATTCCCCTGCAGGTCATCATTATCGAGGACTCCGAGGCCGATGCGCTCTTGCTGGTCCAGATCCTTAGAAGAGGTGGCTATGACCCCTTCTGCGAGCGAGTGGATAACGGTCCAGCCCTGAGCGCCGCCCTGGCCCGCCGCAGTTGGGACATTGTCATCGCCGACCACTCCATGCCTCAATTTAATTCCATCGCCGCTTTAAAAATAATCAAAGAAGGAGGGCTTGATATTCCTTTTATCATTGTTTCGGCGCATATCAGCGAGGACGAGGCCGCGGAAGTGATGCATCTAGGCGCCAAAGACTATGTCATGAAGGAGAATTTGACGCGGCTTTGTCCGGCCATTGACCGGGAGCTAAGAGAAGCGCAGGACCGCCGGGATCGCCGGCGAGCCGAAGCCACGGTGCAGCATCAAGCCTATTACGATCCGCTGACGGATCTTCCGAACCGGCTGATGTTTACCGACCGGTTAACGATGGCGGTGGCGCAGGCCAGCCATAATCGAAAAATGCTGGCGGTTCTGTTCGTCGATCTGGACCGTTTCAAAACGATCGTGGATACGCTGGGGCATACGGTCGGGGACCGCGTTTTGCGCGGGGTGGCCGGGCGGCTTCAGAACTGCCTGGAGGAAAACGATACCCTGGCCCGCCTGGGCGGGGATGAGTTTGTGGTGCTCCTGCCTGAGATCCTGCGGGCGGATCAGGCGGTCAAATTGGCCCAGAAAATTTTAGATGTTCTGAAACCCTCCTTCCTATTCAGCGGGCAGGAACTGCATATTACCACCAGTATCGGTATCGCGTTGTATCCCTACGATGGAGAAGATGCCGATACCCTCCTGAAAAACGCCGATACCGCCCTGTATCGCGCCAAAGAACAGGGACGGGATAACTATCAGCTCTACACGCCGGCCATGAATTCGAGGGCGTTCGAGCGCTTGGCTCTGGAAAACAGCCTTCGAAAAGCCATTGAACGCAGCGAATTTCTGCTGCACTACCAGCCCCAGGTGAATATGCAAACCAACGCCATCGTCGGGATGGAGGCGCTCTTGCGCTGGCAGCATCCGGACCTGGGGCTCGTGTATCCGGCGGAGTTTATCCCGCTGGCGGAGGAAACAGGGTTGATCGTGCCGATGGGTGAATGTGTGATTCGCATGGCCTGCGCCCAGGCCAAAGCCTGGCAGGTGGACGGGCTTCCCCCCTTGACGGTGGCGGTGAACCTCTCGGCCCGGCAGTTCCAGCACCATGATCTAGTCGAGACTGTGGCGCGGATTTTGAAAGAGACGGAACTCGACCCCCGCTGGCTGGAAGTGGAGATTACGGAAAGCGTCGCGATGCAGAACGTCGACTATACGATGGTCATCCTGAAAGAATTGAAGGAAATGGGCATCCTGATTGCCGTCGATGACTTCGGGACCGGCCATTCGTCTTTGAGTTACCTGAAAAAATTTCCGATTAATACATTAAAAATAGACCAATCCTTTATCCGCGACCTGAACCAGGGAGACAATGATGCGGCCATTGCCAACGCGGTCATTGTCCTGGCTCACAGCATGAAGCTTCGCGTAATCGCCGAAGGTGTTGAAACGCCTGAGCAGGAAACTTTCTTAAGAGAACATCACTGTGACCAGTTCCAGGGCTATCTTTTTGCCCACCCCGTACCCGCGGCTGTATTTGAGTCTCTTCTCCGGCAACATCTCCAGAAAACAGCTTGATTTTTAGAGTCGCTCCTGTTAAAGAAACCTCATGATGACGCAACAGCGTACCGTGGCATTCCTGCTCCCAGGGATGCTTCTCTTTTTTGGTTTGACGGTCATGCTTTTCCGCCTGCCGGCGGAGTATCCCCTCATCAGCCTGCTCTTCACCGCTTTTGTCCTGGCCACGGCGCTGGCCATCTCCCTTGAAATGGCTTCCATCTTCGGCGTTCTGGTGACGCTGATTGAACTGGGCGGCCTCGGGATGGTGCAGGGACAGGACAAGGCCTGGCTGGCGGGGCAGATGGCTTTGATGTGGATCTCGGTGTATGTGGCGCATCGGTTTATTCTCCGGGATCTCAACGACGACGGGACTTGCGCGGAGGCCCTGCGCCAGAGACAGCAGGCCATGATTTCCCTGCAGAGGGAGAAGGAATCGCTGGCCAAGCGATGGATCGAACTGCAGAACCAGGCGGCTCTCCGGCAGCACTTGTCGAACGCGGTGCACCAGCTGGCCAGTCTCATGGATCCGGTGATGGTCCGGCAGCGGCTCATGGAGTTTGTCCGCTCGACCATCAACCAGGGAACGATTCATTACTTCGCCGGCAACGCGCCGCGGGATCTTCTCGATAAGTGGGTGATGGAACGGAAACTCTCGTTGCTGGTCACCGATATTTCGCAGGACAGCCGTTTCAAGCTGGTCCGCTCCACGAACGAAGTGCGGTCCGTGCTGGCCGCGCCCATCGTGGTGGAACGCCAAATGGTGGGAATTATCCGCCTGAATGGATTTGAACCCGGCATGTTTTCCGTCGGGGATTTACGGATTCTGGAAGCGCTCTCGCTTCTGGCGTCTCTGGCGCTGGAAAATCTCCAGCTCCTGGCCCGCCTGCAGGAGGGGGCGATTCGCGATAATCTCACGGGATTGTATACGCATCGCTTTTTTGAAGAGCGTTTGAACGAGGAAATCCTACGGGCCGGACGCTACCACACCGAGTTCTGCCTGCTGATGATGGATATCGACCATTTTAAACGCTACAACGACACTTACGGACATGCCGCCGGAGACCAGGTGCTGGTGCGGGTTTCACAGGTGCTGCAGCAGATCGCGCGTCCGGTGGATCTGCTGGCCCGTTACGGAGGCGAGGAGTTTGTGCTGATCCTTCCCCAGACGGACCTGTCGCAGGCCCGCGAAATTGCGGAGCGCATCCGGCAGTCGATTGAGGGCCAATCGTTCCAGTTCGGTCCGGAAGCCACGATGCAGGAGCATGTCACGATCAGCGTCGGGGTTTCCGGTTTTCCTCAGGAGGCGACGATCGCCAGCCAGCTGGTCCGCGTCGCGGATTACCGGCTCTATCAAGCCAAAGAAGGGGGGAGAAACAGAGTTGTCGGATAAGATGTCATCCCCCGCAGGTTCTGGCGGGGGATCCATGGATCCCCGACAGAGACACTCGGGGATGACGACAAAAACACTCTTCATATGATCGGCTTCTACACATGGATGTTTACGGCGGGACTCGTGCTGGCGCTGGGGCTGGTGTACTGGTTCGGCGTGGCCGGCTGGGTCGTGAGCGCGATTCTTCTGGTTGGTGGGTGGTCGGCCGTGGCGATGAACGGAACGAGCGATCCGGCGATTCTGGCGGTGCAGGTCCTGGTGGCTGTTTTTGTGATGTGGTTCAGCCTGCGCTGGACCTTGCGACATCAATCCTGGCAAGAGCGCTCGGCCAAAGACCAGGCGGAATCCGACGAAAAGCAACGGGTGGTGCAAACCGCGATTCAGGATATCCGGGAGAAAATCGCGGCCAAGGCTGCTGAAGTCGAAAAAGGTTTAAAACAGTACGAACTGGTTAAGAAACTGGCGGAGGCGGTTTCTCTGGAAGAAATGACGCCAAGCCTGGAGCGATCCCTGAAGTATTTCTTCCGTGCGGAAGGCTGGGCGCTCTATCTCACGAATGAACGGGGTGAACTGCAGCAGGTCCAGCGGCGAGGCATCACCCCCGATCCCAGGGCTGAAGATTTGCCCAAACAAGAACCTTATTTGCATACGTTTGTTATTCAGGGAGATGTCGATCAGGGCCGTTGCGTGTGGGCGCTCGGGCTGCCGCTCTGGCGGCTGCATGAGCGGGTCGGCCTTCTCCTGATCCGCCTGCCGGAGTTCTCGCCGGATCAGCAGGCGGCGATCCTGGCGGAAGCCAACACGTTTGCGGTCCAGCTCATTTTTGCGATGGCCAAAGCCAAGCTCTATCAGGAACTCGAGGGACGTTCCCGAACCGACGGGCTCACCGGGTTGTCCCGGCGAGGCCCTTTTGAGGAACGCTTGAAGGAAGAAGTAGCCCGGGCCCAGTCTTTTCGAAGCACATTTTCAATTCTGATGATCGATATTGATCATTTTAAAAATCTCAATGACACGTATGGACATCAGGTCGGCGATGAGGTATTGCGGACCGTGGCGCAACGGATTCGGGAAGGGCTGTATGAAACGGACGTCATCGCCCGTTATGGCGGAGAAGAATTTGTTTGCTTGCTGCCCCGTTCGGATCCGGCAGGTTTGCGCATAAAAGCGGATCAGATCCGCCAGCGGGTAGGCGCTCAGTCCTACGTGATCGGATTGGAAGCCATTCAGGTGACGATCAGTATTGGGATCGCTCATTTCCCGCAGGACGGCGCGACGGCCCAGGCGGTGATGGCGGCCGCGGACCGGGCTCTGTATGCGGCCAAGGACGCAGGCCGGAATTGCGTCGTCGAAGCGGCCTCAGTGAGCTCCTGATGGAAACCCTGCAGGTTCTTTTTGCGCTGATTGTGCTGTGTGCCCTTTTGTTTGCTTTAACGAACGGGTTGATCGACGGCGGCGGCCTGGTTTCGACGGTGATTACAACGCGCTCCCTGGAACCGTTGCCGGCCTTGCTGCTGGTGGCGCTGTGTCAGGTGCTGGGGAT
This sequence is a window from Elusimicrobiota bacterium. Protein-coding genes within it:
- a CDS encoding thioredoxin domain-containing protein, translated to MILPVIAVTAVKRSEWGSILTAPANRQTGDPHAKLLIVEYSDFQCPSCAVVNPATHRLLEIYRGKVHLVYKYYPLTKIHRNALPAAVAAQCAANQNRFWPYADRLFATQASWAPLTDPATSFIAIANELALDLPHFNTCRADPLQKEVVLRDADEARKRQIHSTPTFLIGDERLVGKSIESDGARAIEKALWR
- a CDS encoding EAL domain-containing protein — its product is MPKKIKKRQGSSRRELLSSTEELLLDHAYHDSLTGLPNRILFDYRLRETLVRAREQGALTAVLTVDVDRLKNTNHIYDYRIGDALLEQMAQRLRCCVGPQTLLARLGGDEFLIALTVSEVQQATQMVHQILEAIRPPFSFDGDEHYVTVSVGVSLYPLDGDTAETLLRNAETALERVKKDGKNNFQFYTAAMSSNAIRRLTLESSLRRALKHQEFVLHYQPQVDLRSGKIVGVEALIRWEVPGYGLVPPVEFIPIAEEAGLIVPMGEWVLRTACTQHCAWRQMGLPILSVAVNLSARQFHEQDLAKTIGQVIRSVGMEARFLELEITESYAMQNADYTISVLRDLKEKGIRLSIDDFGTGYSSLSYLKQFPIDALKIDRSFVKDLSADPHDAAIASAIIVLAHNLGLEVVAEGVETLEQLAILRKQQCDRMQGYLFSRPVPAAELEAMVRAGKWLPGKSIDSALAREK
- a CDS encoding aspartate aminotransferase family protein produces the protein MSRQTLLASWDKRYVWHPFTQQAEWTSREPIIIESGNGVWLKDVRGRKLLDGVSSLWVNVLGHNHPKLNRAIHQQLSKIAHATFLGLTHEPAIRLAKRLTELAPRGLSRVFYSDNGSTSVEIALKMAYQYWQLQGQPAKHKFVSLKEGYHGDTIGSVSVGGIDLFHARFRDLLFEGFQVDPFFSRLPKSSSPAGSGGGSIIGSERPLGPPTGTLGGDGKGDQMAEILRRHHKQIAAVIMEPLVQGASGMRVMPKGTLAHVARLCRRYDVLLIVDEVATGFGRTGTMFACEQEKVSPDFLCVSKSITGGYLPLAATLTREKIYKIFLGRYEEFKHFFHGHTYTANPLACAVALANLDLFKETNLLTHVRRRARQLFENLGEYSSHPHVKEVRQVGLMAGLELIDDKQRGIPYPPEDRMGLKACDAAIRRGVWLRPLGDVVVLMPPLAISEKEMNFLTRVVKESIDSVTS
- a CDS encoding GGDEF domain-containing protein is translated as MMTQQRTVAFLLPGMLLFFGLTVMLFRLPAEYPLISLLFTAFVLATALAISLEMASIFGVLVTLIELGGLGMVQGQDKAWLAGQMALMWISVYVAHRFILRDLNDDGTCAEALRQRQQAMISLQREKESLAKRWIELQNQAALRQHLSNAVHQLASLMDPVMVRQRLMEFVRSTINQGTIHYFAGNAPRDLLDKWVMERKLSLLVTDISQDSRFKLVRSTNEVRSVLAAPIVVERQMVGIIRLNGFEPGMFSVGDLRILEALSLLASLALENLQLLARLQEGAIRDNLTGLYTHRFFEERLNEEILRAGRYHTEFCLLMMDIDHFKRYNDTYGHAAGDQVLVRVSQVLQQIARPVDLLARYGGEEFVLILPQTDLSQAREIAERIRQSIEGQSFQFGPEATMQEHVTISVGVSGFPQEATIASQLVRVADYRLYQAKEGGRNRVVG
- the bioD gene encoding dethiobiotin synthase, with translation MNKGIFITGTDTGVGKTLIACGIARLLKKWKVRVGVMKPIATGNRRDARQLIQAAGVTDSLEIVNPQFFRAPLAPTVAANLERCEVDLDAVYQAYWTLSKKYDVMIVEGIGGVKVPIGESTYVLDLIEALRLPALVVSRATLGTISHSLLTLDALERGKVPVVGVLFNGGKGRTLLETTNAEALQDHTAVDILGELTYRASYPNDLEGLSRGLARIPRLTKAIRRVCGLS
- a CDS encoding EAL domain-containing protein, with protein sequence MSIPLQVIIIEDSEADALLLVQILRRGGYDPFCERVDNGPALSAALARRSWDIVIADHSMPQFNSIAALKIIKEGGLDIPFIIVSAHISEDEAAEVMHLGAKDYVMKENLTRLCPAIDRELREAQDRRDRRRAEATVQHQAYYDPLTDLPNRLMFTDRLTMAVAQASHNRKMLAVLFVDLDRFKTIVDTLGHTVGDRVLRGVAGRLQNCLEENDTLARLGGDEFVVLLPEILRADQAVKLAQKILDVLKPSFLFSGQELHITTSIGIALYPYDGEDADTLLKNADTALYRAKEQGRDNYQLYTPAMNSRAFERLALENSLRKAIERSEFLLHYQPQVNMQTNAIVGMEALLRWQHPDLGLVYPAEFIPLAEETGLIVPMGECVIRMACAQAKAWQVDGLPPLTVAVNLSARQFQHHDLVETVARILKETELDPRWLEVEITESVAMQNVDYTMVILKELKEMGILIAVDDFGTGHSSLSYLKKFPINTLKIDQSFIRDLNQGDNDAAIANAVIVLAHSMKLRVIAEGVETPEQETFLREHHCDQFQGYLFAHPVPAAVFESLLRQHLQKTA
- a CDS encoding GGDEF domain-containing protein produces the protein MIGFYTWMFTAGLVLALGLVYWFGVAGWVVSAILLVGGWSAVAMNGTSDPAILAVQVLVAVFVMWFSLRWTLRHQSWQERSAKDQAESDEKQRVVQTAIQDIREKIAAKAAEVEKGLKQYELVKKLAEAVSLEEMTPSLERSLKYFFRAEGWALYLTNERGELQQVQRRGITPDPRAEDLPKQEPYLHTFVIQGDVDQGRCVWALGLPLWRLHERVGLLLIRLPEFSPDQQAAILAEANTFAVQLIFAMAKAKLYQELEGRSRTDGLTGLSRRGPFEERLKEEVARAQSFRSTFSILMIDIDHFKNLNDTYGHQVGDEVLRTVAQRIREGLYETDVIARYGGEEFVCLLPRSDPAGLRIKADQIRQRVGAQSYVIGLEAIQVTISIGIAHFPQDGATAQAVMAAADRALYAAKDAGRNCVVEAASVSS
- a CDS encoding cyclic nucleotide-binding domain-containing protein; its protein translation is MIKWLKNLFLDPEFSRKREFLKRVSLFHGISRREFGTLFQSLVVRDYHPGEVLCQEGDIGRALFILEQGQVEVVRRGPNDEPLRIALLKGGDYFGEMSLIDEQPRTATVVATEPVRAYLLYKTEIDKLLRQAPHIGAAVMAHLATLLAVRLRAVMSRVPFSLDSTDTAEPKKRIREVL
- a CDS encoding AI-2E family transporter, encoding MIPGSFPFGKYLIPSLLLAAIGYLLFKVQDILLPFILGMTLAYLISPLVRFFEVQGLRRRPVAILIFGGLLTLFSFGTYLTVNLASQEASKAAQELPRYVERGQRMFRDLQVWAARPSEKHSEPSGYLKRMVSNPALLDQINAHGRTLPDTLLRMTPTLASHVLPFVEMLFLVPLIAFFLLLEGPALLENVLRLVSARYVEMFLNIIFEIDNTMGNYVRGLCLKSFLVGLVALAGFWLIGLDYSIQLAGLAALTNVVPIFGPLVAGVLAVLVAFFQWGTLAGVLKVTAVCIALRLIDDGILQMVVFKNSVELHPIWILFSLMAGGALWGIWGLLFGMPLACLVKVLLGVLWEWYRSEYGLRYDDTPAEISHIPLI
- a CDS encoding MauE/DoxX family redox-associated membrane protein gives rise to the protein MAMTVLALLLRLLIGGVLCYAGFEKAIASSAEFAAVIQAYRLLPNALAIPLASSLPWLEMWIGTFLIFGYFTRRTAGLAAGLFAVLITAVGSTLLRHIDLASCGCFGSDRLSPRWTILLDFSLLAGSIVLIWLTRRTDRFAVDSFLKAK